TATCGAGCTACCCACCAGGTGCGCCTCTTCCAGCCAGCCCAGTTTTTCGCGATGAGGGCAATCTGTAAATATACTGGCTGTGTTGCTTTGTATGGCCCAGTCTATCAGTTTAAAGGTGCGGTTAAACAAATCGTTTGAGCACTTGAACGAGCCAATTGCCGGTGCGCTGTTTCGGGTGTGCAGGCTTTTTATATCGGTTATTACCGGCAACAGGTCGGGGTTGGGTTGTTGCGTGGGTACGGCACCTTCTACCTGTATGTATCTAAAGCCATAGTACATAAATTGCGGCGACCAGTGCTGTGTGCCTGCGCCGTTAAGGGTATAGTTAAAGTACACCGGCTGGCCAACCGGGGCTTGCAAGACCAGTCCGTTATTGTCCAGTAATTCCGCTGGGGTTATTTTAACGGTTGCACCGCTTTTGCCCTTTAAGGCAATGTAAGGTATTGCCGAGGCGTTTTGCCCCATATCATATACCCAAACGCCCGGTTTTGGCTGGCTAACCTTTACCGCGGCAAAATCATCAAAGGTTTTTAAAGGGTATTGCGTTTGCGCCTCTAACACCGGCGGGCCATCAACCGTTATGGCCTTTTGCCAATTGTGGTCGTCAAAGCCCGGCTTGTCCCACCCCTGGCGGTATAGGGTAGCGTCGTAATCCTCGCCCCCATATATGCTCGAATAGGTAACCGGGCCGGGCGTGGCTTTCCAGCTATTATCACTTATTATATTCTGCTGTGTGCCATCAGCATATTGCAGCAGCACCCTGCATATCATTTTTGGGTAGCCGTAGGCACCTTTCAGTTTGTGGTACCTATCGCCGGGTATGTAGTAAAAGCCATTACCTAACATTACCCCCAGCGCGTTTCTGCCTTTTTTTAAGCTATCGGTTATATCAAACGTAACATACTGGGCATGCTTATCATACTTTGTCCAGCCTGGGTCTAAAAAGTGGTCGCCTACCTTCGCGCCGTTCAGCCTTAGGTCAAATTGGCCCATGCCCGTAATAAATATGGTCGCTTTCTTTACCGCCTTATTTAAAACAAACTCTTTGCGCAGCAGGGGCAAAATATCCTTGCCCTTGTTCCATCTTTCGTCGGCAGGATTTTCAAGCGCGGGCACTAGGTACAACGAGTCGGGCATGCGGTTATAGGCTATCCATTGGGCACCTTTCCAATCGGCAGGGCTTAGCAGGCCCATTTGCCATTTGGCTGGCTTGCTCCAGGCAGATGCACGGCCATCGTTATCCCATACCTTAACCTTGTAGTAATAACTTTTTGCTGATGATAGCTTTACGCCCTTATAAGGCACCTGTATAGATGCACCGGACAGCACTTTTTTACTGTCCCATATATTGCCTTCATTCTTACTAAGCAACAAGGGGTCATCGGCCACCAATATGCGGTATGCCTGTTGCCTTACATTGCGTTTTACCGCGCTAAGCTGCCAGGCAAACACGGGCTGCACATTATCTATCCCTACCGGGTTAGCCTGCTCATCTACGCTGGTTTGCTTTACCGAAACCTGCGCAGATACACCTGTTACCGCCATAAGCAGCAACACCGAAAAAATAAGTTTATTGACCACCCGTATGCTTTTTTGTAGTAATAACGGCTAATTTACAAATACCTCGTCTATAAACACCCAGCCGGGTTTGCCTTTTGCAGGGTGCCATCCAGGTACCACCTTAAGAGGTTTTGCTATTAGCTTTATGCACGATACCGCCTGTTTTGTATTTAGCTTACAGGTAAGGCCAACCACACCAAACGGGTCATCCTTTTTAGGCGGGGCCACTTTTAGGTTGCCTAACAGCTTTAGGTGCTGCTCGTCTGCCCCGCCCCACACTTCAATACTTTGGGCCAAAAATATCTGGCTGCCAATATTGCGCATGGTGTTTAAGGCAACCGACTGTGCGGTAACAGGTTTTTTAAACAGCATTACTACCGCCACATCCTTTTGAGAACCTATCCATTTGCCGTTGCCAAAATTTGTGCCGCCAAGCTCTTTATCTATCAGCGTTTTTGGGCCATCGCCTTTGTACTTATCATCGGGCGGGGTGCTAAAGCGTATGCTATCGGCGGTGTAGGTATTTTTGTAGAAACTAAACTGCACGTTATCGCTGCCCAGCCAACCGGCTTTGTAGGCACGTGCCATTATGGTGGTGTTTTGGGTGAGCATAATGCCCGGTTTATACAGGGACGATTTAACGCTATCGGGCCCGGTGCCATCGGTTGTATAGCGTATTTGCACCCCCTTAATCGGGTGAGCCAATTGCAATTCGGCAGAGCCGTCAAATATAACCGAGGTGTTTTTAAGCTGCGGATTATTTAGCTTAATGGGTTTGCCATCGTCTTTAAAACCTTGTATCAGCTTAAGGCCCTTATTGGCCTTTTGTAATTGGGCCATTTGCTCGTCGTTTATGCCTGTGCCCCAAACAGCCAATTCTTTTAAGGTTTTGATGCCGCCTAATGCTTTTACAGCTCCCCCGTTGATACCGGTACCCGCCAACGACAGTGTTTTTAAATGCTTTAATCCGGTTAAAGCGCTTAAGCCATTATTGGTGACATCTGTAAAATTCAGGTTAAGATGGCGCAGGTTTTCAAACTGGGCTATGGTTTTAAGGTCGGCATCCTTTACAGGCATCTTGTTCATATCTAAAGATACCACCTGCTTTTTAAGCGGATCAAGCTCCTGCAAAACCTTTACGTTGTAGGTACTTTTATTGTAGATGTTTACCGCCAATGCCGGCGACTCCTGCGCAAGTGTATATATCACCCGGTAGTTGTTATTCAGCTTTTTGATGTCCTTTTCGTCGGCAGCGGCAAAGTCATAAGTTTCCTCTTCGCTTTCGGCAGGTTTAAGTACCGTAGCAGCCAACAAGCGTAACGAATCGGTAGCGGGCAGGTCTATCACCTTCTTTTTAATATCCGGGTGGCTTTTTACCCAAAGGTAAAGTATCAGCATTTCCTTATCGGTTAACTGCGGCTTGCCGGTGGGCGGCATATGCTTTTTATCATCCTCGGGCAAATGCACACGCTGTAGCAATAAACTAATTTCGGGTTGGCCGGGTACAAACAGCTTACCGTTTTTACCGCCTTTTAATACACCGGCTGTTGTGCTTAACAGCAGGCTGCCCTTTAGTTTATCGGGATTATGGCAGCTAATACATTTGGCTTTAAAAATAGGTTCAATTACATCTTTAAAAACAAGGGCCTTATCAATAGGCACTTTATCGTCTTCCTTTTTCAGGATAGGCCCTAAAACAAAATCTTCGCCATGGGTAAGGTCGGCACCAAAGTGCCCGGCAATTATCAGGCATAAAACAATTACAACGGCCGCCACCTTAGCTATGGCCGCGTTATACCTTACAGTATTGCGCCCAAAGTACAAGCCCGAGCCTGCAAAAACCACGCTTACGCCAAACCATTTGTGCCACTGCAGCAGGCTGCCATCGTACCCCGGCTCGCGCGATAGGAACAGCCCCATAATAACCGTAATTGCCGAAAATATTACCCCTAATACCAGCAAATAATCTGTAAAGGTTTGGTATAGCTTTTCGTTAACAAATGCGGCATTAAAACGGAAGTACTCCATCAGCATGGCCAGCATCAGTATCACAATAGGGAAATGAAGCACCAACGGGTGCATGCGGCCAAGCGGCTGCAGCCATAGCGGCACAGCCAGGCTATCGCCGGCCAGCAATAAAATGATGATGAATATGTTGAGTGCAAAAAGTACGCTATCGGCAAAACCCTTGTGGCTGGTTCTCATAAATTACAACCGTACTAATTAAACCCTTGTAAATTTATAAGGGTACACCTTGCCCGATGCCCATTGCGCTACGTATAAATTCTCGTCGTTATCCACGCATACATCATGCGGGTTTAAAAATATTTTTTCGGCTTGCGCCATTGGCTGCAAAACGCCATCGGTATATACCGGTTCGGTACCGCCTATGTTTGATACCACTTTGTTGTTTTTATCCAATATGGTGGTAAAACCGCTATTCTCGGCCGATAGTTCGGGCGAGCGCAGTACGGCGGCGTATAAATGGTCGCCTTTTATAACCGGGCGGCAAACACAGGCACCGGGCAGCTTTATAATTTCAAGCAGTTTGCCATCCATTGTAAAGCGTTTAAAGCAGTGGCGGGTGCGGTCGGTAACCAGCAGCGTTGGTGTGCCCTGGCGGCGGTCTATCACTATACCATGGGCATTATCCAAATGTTCGTCGCTTTCGCCCTTGCCGCCAAAATAGGCTATCAGCTTGCCATTTTTATCGTAATGGGTAACGTATTGCGCACCGTAACCATCGGCAATGTAAAAGTCGCCGTTGGTGTTTACCGCTACTTCGGTAGGTACAAACTCTTCGGCTTTTTTGTAAACGCCGGTTTCCAGCGGTACATCAATGGTCATTAGTATTTTACCATCAATAGTGGTTTTATATACCTGGTGCTTTACGGTATCGGTTATAAACAAAACATCGGTACCATTCTCGTTAAACAAGGTTAACCCATGTGCCCCCGGGAACTCAGTACCCCAGGTATCCAGCAGCTTGCCCGATTTATTGTAGATAAGCACATTGTTTTTTGTCTCGTTGGTTAACAGCAATATGCGGCCTTTGGCATCCTGCACCATCTCGTGACAATCGTTAACCGGATTTTTTTGCGAATCGGCTTTGCTCCAATCCTTATCCATACGGTAACGCATGTTACCATGGCCGTAAACCGGACCTTCATTTTTTGCCAGCATATCCTTAGCGATAAAAAAACTACCCGATACAAGCGCGGTTTGTTTAATAAATGATCTTCTTTCCATTATTGGTAAATTCTAAATGCTAAACGCTAAATTCTAAAATCTAAAGCCTAAATTCTAAACTCTAAAACCTAAATTTTAAAATCCAAACTCTAAACTCTAATATCTAATCTCTAATCTCTAACCTCTATGTTATTATCCCCTTTACCACGTTGCCGGCAACATCTGTTAAACGGTATCTGCGGCCCAGGCTTTTGTAGGTTAGTTTTTTATGGTCGATACCTAACTGGTTCAGTATAGTGGCATGAAAATCGTGTACGTGCACCGGGTCCTTCACAATGTTATACCCAAACTCGTCCGATTCGCCATATACTATACCGGGTTTTATACCGCCGCCGGCCATCCATATGCTAAAGCAGCGCGGGTGGTGGTCGCGACCATAGTTGGCTTTTTCTAACTTGCCCTGGCTGTAGTTGGTACGGCCAAATTCGCCGCCCCATATTACCAGCGTTTCATCAAGCAGGCCGCGTTGCTTAAGGTCGGTAACTAATGCTGCCGACGCCTGGTCAACATCTTTTGCCTGACCGGCCATTTCCTGCGGCAGGTTACCATGCTGATCCCAGCCCTGGTGGTACAACTGCACAAACCTTACCCCGTTTTCGGATAGTTTACGGGCCAGCAGGCAGTTGGCGGCGTAAGTACCGGGCACCAAACAATCGGGCCCATACATTTTTATGATATTGTCCGATTCTTTTGAAACATCCATAATATCGGGAACGGCGGTTTGCATGCGGTAGGCCATTTCGTACTGCTGCACTTTGGCGTTTATTTCGGGGTCGCCAAATTCCTTATAGCTGATATCGTTAAGGGCGGCAATATTATCCAGCATTTTTCGGCGTTCGTGGCGGTCTAAACCGTTAGGATCTTTTAAGTATAGTATAGGGTCTTCGCTGCTGCTAAATTGCACCCCCTGGTGTATAGAATCTAAAAAGCCATTGCTCCACAGTTTAGAGTATACGCCCTGCCCGTTACCTTTCCCTTTTGATAGTAATACGGTAAAAGCCGGTAAATTCTTATTCTCGCTACCTAAACCATAACTCACCCAGGAGCCCATGCTGGGCCTGTTGCCCTGCTGCGCGCCGGTTTGGAAGAATGTTAAAGCCGGGTCGTGGTTAATAGCATCAGTATTCATGGTGCGGATGATACAGATATCATCGGCTATTTTACCAATGTGCGGAAAGAGGTCGCTTACCCAGGCACCCGATTCGCCGTACTGCTTAAAATCGTAAAACGAACCTACCAGCGGGAACGATGCCTGCTTGGCGGTCATCCCGGTAAGTATCTGGTTACCCCTTACCGATGCAGGCAGCTCCTGCCCCATCATTTCGCGCAGTTTGGGCTTATAATCAAAGGCTTCTAACTGCGATGGCGCACCATCCTGAAAAAGATAGATGACCCTTTTAGCCTTTGGCGCGAAATTGGGTATGCCCGGTATAAAATCAGCCTCGCTTTCGCCGCCTCCGCTAAACAGATCAGGTATAAGCAACGAACCTAATGCCGCGCTGCCAATACCCAGGCTAAGCCTCGACAAAAATCGGCGGCGGTTGATATTAAGGCCGTGCTCTAAAAAATTCTTGTCCATAGCTATCAGGTTTTAGTTATCGCTTCTTCTAAATTATACAAGGTATCTACCACTTTCATCATGGCAGCAAGGGTTATCTTATTCATGTTAAGCGGCACAGGGTATTCGCCCACGCTTAACAAGTTATTTGCATCCTTTTGGCTTATAGATCGTTGCTCACTGTTGTAATAATCGGTTAAAAGCGCCAGTTCGCGCTCGTTGGGCTTGCGGCACAACACCAGGCGGAACGCTTTTATAATTTTATCTTTGGTTTGGCTGTTATCCTGCAATAATTTGGCCGCCAGCACACGGGATGCCTCTAAAACGGTAGGGTCGTTTAGCATTACAAGCGCCTGCAGCGGGGTGTTGGTGCGCAGGCGTTTTACTTCGCACTGGTCGCGGTTACTGGCATCAAAAATACCTAATGATGCAGGCGGAACCGTGCGCTTAATTAAGGTATACATGCCACGACGGTATAAATTTGGCCCGTGTACCTGCTTATAATTAGCCAATATACCCCGGCCCGATGTTGCGGTTTCCCAAAGGCCGGGTGGTTGGTAAGGGTTTACACTTGGGCCGCCAATGGTACGCGTTAGCAAGCCACTGCTTGCCAAAACCATATCGCGCACAAACTCGGCGGGTAAGCGGTAGCGCGGCCCGCGTGCCAGGTATGTATTTTCAGGGTCGGTTTTTAATGCTTTAGCCGTTATTGCCGCCGACTGCCTATAAGTTGCCGACATTACAATTTGCTTTACCAGGCGTTTCATATCCCAACCATGGTTCATAAAATCAACTGCCAGCCAGTCCAGCAGTTCGGGGTGGGTAGGCAGGTCACCCTGCATGCCAAAATCGCCCGAGCTTTTTACTATGCCCTTGCCAAAAAACTCCTGCCAGGTTTGGTTAACAAATACACGCGCGGTAAGTGGGTTCTTTTTATCAAACATCCACTCGGCAAGGCCCAGCCTGTTTTTAGGCAATTTGGCATCAAAGGGTAATATAGATTTTGGCGTACCGGGCTGCACTTCGTCGCCATGGGTATCGTAATTGCCGCGTTTTAAGATGTATGACTTACGCACCACCTCGCTATCGCCCATAATAGATACAATGAGTTTGCCGGTATCCTGCTTATTAATAAACTTTAACACGCTTTTAACGTCGGCATTGGTTATTTGCATCATGGGCCTTTTAGCAAAGGTTTCGGGCCCACCAACGGTTGATTGCAGACCCGCTTCTTTCACACTGTTAAAAAACGAAAACACCTGATAGTACTCCTTTTGTGAAAAGGGATCGTACTTATGGTCGTGGCAATGGGCGCACTCCAGTGTAATGCCCAACATGGCCTTGCCAAAGGTATTGGTACGGTCGGTAACGTAGCTTACGCGGTACTCCTCGTCAATCACGCCGCCTTCTTCGGTTATTTTGTGGTTGCGGTTAAAGCCTGTGGCTAATAACTGCTCTTTGGTAGCGTTGGGCATCAAATCGCCGGCCAGTTGCCAGGTAATAAATTTATCGTAAGGTAAGTTGGTGTTAAAGGCATGTATAACCCAATCTCTCCAAGGCCATTGGGTTCGGTAGTTATCGTCCTGGTACCCATGCGAATCGGCATAGCGGGCAACATCCAGCCAGTGCAGTGCCATTTTTTCGCCATAAGCAGGGTTAGCCATTAACTGGTTAACCACTTTTTCGTAAGCATTAGCGCTTTTATCGGCCATAAAGCTGTCCATCAGCTTAAGGCTTGGCGGCAGGCCGGTAAGGTCTAAACTTATGCGTTTAAGCAAACGCTCTTTATCTGCTTCGGGGCTGGGTTCCAAACCTTTTTGCTCCATTTTTTGCAGTACAAAATTGTCGATGGGGTTTTTAGGCCATTCCTTGTTATCAACCTGTGGTACAGGCTGTGGCTTTGGCGCGGCAAAGGCCCAGTGTTTTTCGTACTTAGCGCCTTGCTTTATCCATTTTTTTATGATCTCGACCTCGTATGGGTTTAGGCTTTTCAGGTTTGATGATATAGGAGGCATTTGCTCCGAGGTATCTTTGGTAGATATGCGGCGATACACTTCAGACATCATTGGGTCGCCGGGTACCAGGGCATGCGCAGTGGGGTTATCCTTTAAGGCTTTATAGGCACTTTCGGGGATATCCAGCCTTAGGTCGGCCTCGCGGTGGCCTGCGTCTGGCCCATGGCATTTATAACACTTGTCTGACAGAATGGGTCGCACATTAAAGTTGTAGCTAATCTTATCAGGCACTTCTTCTTCCCCATCTGCGCCCGATACCGAACGATGGCAAGCCGAAAGGCTATATAAAACACAGCCTATGCAAACCAGCCACATATAATATAACTTTCGAGACATATAAACAGATTAGCTAAAAGGTACTTAAGTGTATAATTAGTTTAAAATTATAAAAAAATAAGTGTGATTAAAACAATTAAAGCCTGCCGCTTAAATAAAAATAAGCTAACAGGCTTTAACAGCTAATTATATACAAAAATGTTACACGTTGTAAAAGTTAAACTTACCGCATACATTACAATCGGTAGATTCCATTGATGTGGGTACTACTCCGCAGCCCGAGCATGCCTTTTGGTACTGACGCAACGCATAACGCATACCGCGCCTAAGCTCTTTATCGGTAAGCGGGTATTTATCGTCCTGGTCTTCGCGGGCGCGGCTCTTGTAAATCAGTATCTCAAAATCGTGGGTGTTGTCCTTCATTTCGGGATGCGGGAATTTGGCCAGGTGGGTAAACTGGTCGTACAGTTGCCTGTTGCTTATAGCGCTCTCGAGGTAATAGTTACGCTTATCATCCCATTTATATATTAATGCCAGGGCCGATAGTATTAATTGCACCAGGGCAACAGGGGCCAGCAACTGCAAATACAGCTTAGCAAATGTGCCTGTATAACTGTATGATATTACTAAACCCGCAACCATCACCGGCACCAAAAAACCCAGTAAGGTAATAGCTTGTATGTATTTTTCTTTATTGCGTGCCCTTATGGCGTACAAATAGTAAGTAGCGTATAATTGAAAAGCCGACTCGTGAGATGAGCGCTGCAATTCTTCCTGGGTATAGTTCATGAATATTATTAATAAGGTTTAAGTAAACATATATATAAAAACATATATGTCAAAAAATACCCTTAAAATAAGTGCTTCATCCTATACAATTAACTAAAAAGCTAATACGTGGTTTAAATTATATTTTATAAAGTAAATTTCACTAAATGTGATACAAGCTATTTGTTCTGACGGTATATTTATACTAATTGTAACATGCTTTAATTAAATATTAAAAAAATATTCCCAAAAAGAATAACCCTGTTATAATTAACAACGTATACATAAACTAAATGCTCAATTGTATATAATGAAAAGATGGCTGGCGCGGTATGAGCATTTGATAAAAGGCAAACTTTTACCCCATTTAAATGATGCCGAAACAGAATTAGATTACTGGAAAGACCAGCTATTTTTAAACTTTTTAATTTATTGCCTACCCCTAAGTTTAATAGCGGCCGTGCCGGGTATATACCTATCTTTTAGGGATGGTTTAATAGCCGTTGGTATTACTGATATATTAAGCGTGCTGCTGTTGGTGTTCATCACTTTTTCTAATAAGCTATCTTTAAAAAAACGTAAGGTTTTAATTACAGCTTTGTTTTATGTATTGGCGGTGGTTTTAATTAATAACCTGGGGTATGTGGGGCCGGGTATTTTTTATTTGTTTGCCATCACTATCATCATCAGCCTCATATCGCCTGTTTTATATGCCTACCGGTCTATATTAACCAACATTGCCATATTAATATGCTTTTACTTTGTAATAGAGTACAGGCTTTTTAACAGCATGCTAATAAAGCAATACAGCGGCGCTGCGTGGCTGGCATTCAGTTCAAACCTGGTATTTTTAAGCCTGGTATTTGTAGCCCTTATCAATAAAATATTTAAAAGCCTGCAAATAACTATCATCAACAAAAGCAACCTGCAGGAGCGTTATAAAAATATTTTTGATAAAAGCCCACTGCCCATGTGGCTTTTTGATACCGAAACTTTATACTTTTTGGATGTTAACGATGCCGCCGTAAGGCATTACGGCTATAGCAAAAGCGAATTTTTAGCCATGACCATTAGGGATATACGGCCTACCGAACAAGTTGCCAGTGTAGAGGATCTGGTGAAAAAAAATAAGGAGTTAAATATATTTTTTGACGGGCACTCGCAACATATAAAAAAGAACGGCGACTATATATATGTAAAAATTGAAAGTAACCCATTGCATTTGGATGGCCGCGACATACGCCTGGTGTTAGCTACCGATATAACCGATAGCCTTGCCGACGAACTGGAGATTTTTAATGCCAACTTAAAAATAAAAGAATCGGAAACTAACCTGAAAGCCATTTTTGAAAGTTCGACCGATGGTTTTGTTTTATTAGACCCTGCCTGCCGTATTAAGCTATTCAACTCAAAGGCACAGGAGTTTATGACCTTTAATAAAGAGCTTACGGAGTTTGAAACGGGCAAAATAATTTTCGACTTTGTAGAGCCTTCACGCAGGCCGTATTTTCATAACCTGATTAACAGGGTTTATAATGGCGAGATTATAGATTATGACCGCAAGCACCGGAAAACAAACGAATTGGTATATTGGATACGTTATACCCTAACGCCTGTTTACAGCGATGGTAAGGTAACCGGCGTTTGTATTACCGGGCGCGATGTTACTGCACGTAAAATTTATTTAAAAACGGTTGAAGACCAAAACAAAATATTCCGCGAGATATCCTGGATGCAATCGCACATGGTAAGGGCGCCTTTGGCGCGTATAATGGGCCTCATTACCCTGTTTAAAAATGCCACCAGCGAAACTGAGAAAGACGAGATATTTAATTATTTAACCATATCTACCAACGAGTTAGATGATATTATCAGGCAGATAAGCCATAAATCTAACGACGTTATAGAAAAACAGCCCGTTTTTGAAGATGTAGCCGGTGTAAAAAAAGCTTCCTGATAAGGCCTCCTCAATAATTATTTACACATATTTGCGCATACGTTTTACAGCATGCAAAATATCAAAAACATCATTTTCGATTACGGCAACGTTATATTTAATATTGATTTCCGCAAGGCGCAGCAAGCGTTTGAGCAACTTGGCATAAGCAATGCCGCCGAGTTTTACGGCCACCGCCAGCAGGACCCTATATTTGACAAATTTGACCGCGGCGAAGTAATGGGCCCCGAATTTATAGCCTACATCAAACAAAAAATAGGTAATCCCGCCATTACCGACCAGCAAATTACCGATGCCTGGAACAGCCTGCTTTTAGGCATACCAGAAGGGAACCACGAGCTTTTATTGAAGCTTAAAGCCAAATACCGTACTTTTTTACTGAGCAATATCAACGATATACACTACCAGTACATTATGAAGTACCTGAAGGAAGAATTTGGTTTTGATGATAACGAGCATTTGTTCGAGAAAACATACTACTCGCACCTGGTGGGCAAGCGCAAACCCGAACTGCACATTTTTGAGCAGGTGTTAAATGAGAACAACCTAAAGCCCGAAGAAACCCTGTTTATTGATGATAGCCCACAACATTTAGAGGGTGCCACACAATTAGGTATCCAAACTTTTTTGATGACTGCACCCGATACGCTGCAAAAATTTGCTAAGCGCGAACATTTAGTTTAATTACTTGCTCCTGCGTTTCTTTTCTTTTACTATCAAGCTAAGCTCACGGCTCATTTGGCCTGCAATAGCCGTATTCTCTTGTGCCCTGCGGAACAGGTAAGGCAACACTGCTTTTATTGGGCCATAAGGTACATACTTGGCTACATTGTAGTTAGCGTTAGCCAGGTTAAAGCTTAGGTTATCGCTCATGCCCAGCAATTGCGAAAAGTATACATGCGGGTTTTTGTGGTCTATTTTCTTGTCATTCAGCAAGTCGGCAAGCAGGCGGCAGCTATCTTCGTTATGTGTGCCAGCAACAAAGGCTAAATCTTTTACGCTATCGGCACAAAATACCAAAGCATCGTTGTAATCGCGGTCGGTAGCGGCCTTATCGGGTTGTATGGGCGATGGGTAGCCACGCTCTTCGGCGCGTTTGCGTTCTTTCTCCATATAAGCGCCCCTTACAATTTTGGCCCCTAAAATAAAGCCCTCGGTGGTTGCTATAGTATGGTCGGCCACCAGCGATGCCAGTTTATCGTGGCGGTAAAGCTGGTAGGTGTTATATACTATGCACTTTTCTTTATTAAAAAAGCGCATCATGTTTAATGCAAGGTCATCAATTGTTTTTTGTATCCAGCTTTCTTCCGCATCTATCATCACAGGTACACCTACAGAATGAGCCATTTCGCAAATAGCCAATACCCTATCCTGCGCGGTTTGCCATTCCAGCTGCTCATCAACGCTTAGTTTTAAGCCTTCGTCTAATTTTTCCAATAAGGCAAAACGGCTAACACCTGTTACCTTAAATACGGTAAGCGGCACCGCTTTATCCTTAGCGGCACGCTCAATAGTGCGGATGATCTCGTCGCGGGTGTTATCAAATACGGTCTCATCGTCCTCGCCCTCAATCGAGTAATCTAAAATAGTACCTACACTGCCGTCGGCCAGGTTTTTTATAGTTTTATTACACTCGGCAATGGTTTCGCCGCCGCAAAAATGTTTAAATATGGTGGCCTTTATCAGTCCCTTAATAGGCAAACCTACTTTTACAGCGAAGTTGGTTATTGGCGGGCCTATTTTTACTAAAAAGTTAACGTTTATTACCTTAAACAGCCAGTAGGCGCGGTTAAGGTCGGTATTGGATGAATGGCGGAAAGCGATCTCGGTATTTTCGAAGGATAATTTGTCGTTCGGACTCATGTATTTATTGTTCTGTTTGAGCATGTAGTGCTATGACTATTAACTCCATGAAGTTTGCAAAATTATAAAATGATAACTCATTATTGCACGAATAGTTTATTTTTGCCACCCATGATCGAATTTAAGGTAAACGGCGACTATATACAGATGAT
This portion of the Inquilinus sp. KBS0705 genome encodes:
- a CDS encoding DUF1553 domain-containing protein, with product MSRKLYYMWLVCIGCVLYSLSACHRSVSGADGEEEVPDKISYNFNVRPILSDKCYKCHGPDAGHREADLRLDIPESAYKALKDNPTAHALVPGDPMMSEVYRRISTKDTSEQMPPISSNLKSLNPYEVEIIKKWIKQGAKYEKHWAFAAPKPQPVPQVDNKEWPKNPIDNFVLQKMEQKGLEPSPEADKERLLKRISLDLTGLPPSLKLMDSFMADKSANAYEKVVNQLMANPAYGEKMALHWLDVARYADSHGYQDDNYRTQWPWRDWVIHAFNTNLPYDKFITWQLAGDLMPNATKEQLLATGFNRNHKITEEGGVIDEEYRVSYVTDRTNTFGKAMLGITLECAHCHDHKYDPFSQKEYYQVFSFFNSVKEAGLQSTVGGPETFAKRPMMQITNADVKSVLKFINKQDTGKLIVSIMGDSEVVRKSYILKRGNYDTHGDEVQPGTPKSILPFDAKLPKNRLGLAEWMFDKKNPLTARVFVNQTWQEFFGKGIVKSSGDFGMQGDLPTHPELLDWLAVDFMNHGWDMKRLVKQIVMSATYRQSAAITAKALKTDPENTYLARGPRYRLPAEFVRDMVLASSGLLTRTIGGPSVNPYQPPGLWETATSGRGILANYKQVHGPNLYRRGMYTLIKRTVPPASLGIFDASNRDQCEVKRLRTNTPLQALVMLNDPTVLEASRVLAAKLLQDNSQTKDKIIKAFRLVLCRKPNERELALLTDYYNSEQRSISQKDANNLLSVGEYPVPLNMNKITLAAMMKVVDTLYNLEEAITKT
- a CDS encoding PAS domain S-box protein → MKRWLARYEHLIKGKLLPHLNDAETELDYWKDQLFLNFLIYCLPLSLIAAVPGIYLSFRDGLIAVGITDILSVLLLVFITFSNKLSLKKRKVLITALFYVLAVVLINNLGYVGPGIFYLFAITIIISLISPVLYAYRSILTNIAILICFYFVIEYRLFNSMLIKQYSGAAWLAFSSNLVFLSLVFVALINKIFKSLQITIINKSNLQERYKNIFDKSPLPMWLFDTETLYFLDVNDAAVRHYGYSKSEFLAMTIRDIRPTEQVASVEDLVKKNKELNIFFDGHSQHIKKNGDYIYVKIESNPLHLDGRDIRLVLATDITDSLADELEIFNANLKIKESETNLKAIFESSTDGFVLLDPACRIKLFNSKAQEFMTFNKELTEFETGKIIFDFVEPSRRPYFHNLINRVYNGEIIDYDRKHRKTNELVYWIRYTLTPVYSDGKVTGVCITGRDVTARKIYLKTVEDQNKIFREISWMQSHMVRAPLARIMGLITLFKNATSETEKDEIFNYLTISTNELDDIIRQISHKSNDVIEKQPVFEDVAGVKKAS
- a CDS encoding HAD family phosphatase, which produces MQNIKNIIFDYGNVIFNIDFRKAQQAFEQLGISNAAEFYGHRQQDPIFDKFDRGEVMGPEFIAYIKQKIGNPAITDQQITDAWNSLLLGIPEGNHELLLKLKAKYRTFLLSNINDIHYQYIMKYLKEEFGFDDNEHLFEKTYYSHLVGKRKPELHIFEQVLNENNLKPEETLFIDDSPQHLEGATQLGIQTFLMTAPDTLQKFAKREHLV
- a CDS encoding proline dehydrogenase: MLKQNNKYMSPNDKLSFENTEIAFRHSSNTDLNRAYWLFKVINVNFLVKIGPPITNFAVKVGLPIKGLIKATIFKHFCGGETIAECNKTIKNLADGSVGTILDYSIEGEDDETVFDNTRDEIIRTIERAAKDKAVPLTVFKVTGVSRFALLEKLDEGLKLSVDEQLEWQTAQDRVLAICEMAHSVGVPVMIDAEESWIQKTIDDLALNMMRFFNKEKCIVYNTYQLYRHDKLASLVADHTIATTEGFILGAKIVRGAYMEKERKRAEERGYPSPIQPDKAATDRDYNDALVFCADSVKDLAFVAGTHNEDSCRLLADLLNDKKIDHKNPHVYFSQLLGMSDNLSFNLANANYNVAKYVPYGPIKAVLPYLFRRAQENTAIAGQMSRELSLIVKEKKRRSK